AAATGGCCAAATTTAACGTGACCAACGAAGACCTGGAATTCAACATCCGATTCTAAGGCATTCTTCTTTATAAAAACCAAAAGGCCCTGAGATTTCAGGGCCTTTTGTATAAGCTATACCAATTTCAACTAAAATTTCTATAACTATTCCTGATAGATTTGTAGCTTTACGAATCAATCCAAAGGTATGACCATTACCCAATTGCAATATGTGCTTGCCGTTGCCGAGTACCAGAATTTCACTTTAGCCGCCGAAAAAAGCTTTGTGACCCAACCAACACTATCCATGCAGGTCCAGAAACTGGAAGACGAGCTGGACATCCTAATTTTTGATCGAAGTAAAAAGCCTATTGCCATTACGGAAATCGGCAAAAAAATTGTGGCCCAGGCAAAAAACATCGTGGCCGAGGCGGAACGCATGAAAGACGTTGTAGATCAGGACAAAGGATTCGTGGGTGGCGACTTTACCCTAGGTATCATCCCTACGGTAATGCCCACCTTACTTCCTATGTTCTTATCGACTTTCATTAAAAAATTTCCGAAGGTCAATCTGATCATTAAAGAGCAGGCCACGAACACTTTGATCCGGAACCTGGAGGACAATCATTTGGATGCTGCCATAGCTGCTACCCCACTTGGTATGGACTTTTTAATTGAGCGCCCCTTGTATTATGAACCTTTTGTAGGGTATGTCCCCCATACCCATAGGTTGGCCAAACTAAAGGAAATCTCCACGTCGGACCTCGATATTTCGGATATTCTACTGCTTCAGGATGGGCACTGCTTTAGGGACGGGGTAATCAACCTTTGCGGATCTTCAAAGAGTCCCCATAATGAGCATTTCCAAATACAAAGCGGAAGCTTTGAAACCTTGGTCAATCTTTCAAACGAAGGTTTGGGAATGACCTTATTACCCTTCCTCAATACCATGGAATTGGATGAGAAAAAGTCCACCAATCTAAAACACTTCAAAAAACCTTCTCCTGCGAGGGAAATAAGCATTATTTATCATAAAAGTGAATTAAAGCTCCAAATAACCGAAGCTTTAAAGGATACCATTGCGGGTATTGTTAGAGGGGCCATTGCCTTTCAGGATGTGGAAATCATAAGTCCGCTCAATAAGAATTAGTCCTGTTTTTCATAACGGTACAGACAGCCTTCTATGCACAAAATTGGACTTGAAGGTGAAAGCACCAAATCCTCCCCTTCAAACCAAAAGTTATACACGGATTTAATTCTCATTTGTCCTTGTTTTGGGTTTAGATGTAGTTCATCCTCAGTGACGGAAAAATCGCCTTTGCTAAAAACAGTTCCGGGTGTTCCGCTTAGTAAAGTATAGGTGCCGTTGGCTGCAAAAGAAAATTCCTGGTAAAAATCGGTTATAGTGAAATCTTCGGGCAAGGGTCCTCCTGCACTTATCTTTACCCCGTTCAGTTGCCAAATACCTAACAGATTTACTTCCCCATCCAGGACATCTATTTGATTCCCATCACTATCCGAACACGACCGCAAGAGAACACATGTGAACAACAGCATCAATCTCATAAACATTTGTTTTGTCCATTGGATTCATTGAAAGAATTTGGTTGCCCCGGAAAAGCAAAAAAACCGCCTTTCGGCGGTTTTGTACTATACTTTAAGATAAATGAGACTCGGTCGCAGCTCCGGTTTATCGGTAATGAATTGTTTTAACCAGATTCTAAGTTCCTCGATTTCATCAGGCAAAAGCCTTGAAACCGCTTTTTTTACTTCTTTTGCGAACAGCCTGGCATCAAAACTGACTTTTTGCAAAACAGTTTTGGTGTACTCTAACATCGCTCTAGCCATTTGTAAAATGAATATTTAAGGTTAAAAGGTTATTGTACTAAGTTACTTACAAATAGTATATCTTGAAGCCTTTATAGCGTTAAAAATTGAATAATTTGTTGTTAAAATCAATTAAGGGGCCTTCTCAAGTATTTTTATATCAAATACTTAAGCTTAGGATTGTGTTTAGCATCCTTTTGCTAACCACCCTGATCGGTTGTGCCGGCCTACAATTCAAGGCTATCAAAAAACAAGTACTGAACGACTTTACGTCAGAAAAACTAAGCCACCAGCATACCGGATTTCTACTGGTGGATATCGGGACGAATGATACCTTGTTCAATATCAACGGTGCCAAGTATTTTATTCCAGCCAGTACAGCCAAACTTTTTACGTACTATGCCTCCCTAAAGCTATTGGGAGATTCACTTCCTTCTTTAAAGTATATCCAAGAAAACCAGAATGTAACCATTTTGGGCACTGGTGATCCTACCTGGCTGCATCCCCATTTTAAAAATGAACTGCCCATTGCTTTTTTAAAACGGTTCGATTCCATTTACTTGTATTTGGATAATTACGAAGGGGAAAAATATGGCCCGGGATGGGCTTGGGAGGACTACCCCTATTACTTCTCCCCCGAAATTTCTACCATTCCCCTCTATGGGAACGTAGTCACCGTAACACCCAATAATCCGTTAACCGTTATTCCTGACCATTTTGCAACGGCTTTCCAAAATAAGGTAGAAGGGCCCCCTAGGGACTGGAATGAGAATCAATTTTATCTCTCCAAGCAAAACAAGGACACCTTACAGATACCCTACATCACCTCAAAGAAATTAACCGTAAAACTGCTTAGCGAAGAAACCGGGAAACCTATTGGACTTCTGGACTCCATAGCTCCCAAAAAATGGAAAATCCTACCGGGGATACCAAGGGATTCTGTCCTGAAACAGCTATTATGGGAAAGTGATAATTTTTTGGCCGAACAACTCATGCTACTATGTTCTTCCAAGATTTCGGACACCCTGAGTTTTGAAAGGGCCAGGGATTCCGTTATTGGGAAATACCTGGTTGACCTGGACCCCATGCCCAGATGGGTGGATGGATCCGGCCTATCCAGATATAACCTGTTTACTCCAACAACAATGGTCAACGTTTTAAAAAAGCTTTATAGGGAAAGTGACTCCCTTCAATTGTTCACCTCCATTCCCCAATGGGATTCAAATGGGACCATTTCCCTGGGAAGTGGTACCGCTAAAAGTTCCTTTATTTATGCCAAATCCGGTTCCATGGGCAATATCTACAACCTCTGTGGCTATCTTAGGACCAAATCTGGTAAAATATTGCTATTTAGCTTTATGAACAACCATTTTAGACGGCCGAGTAGTGACGTACGGCAAAATATGTATGCTATCCTCAAAAGGGTTCATGAAACGTATTAGCCATTTTTGGATTTACAAGGCTTGAAAATTTTTCAAGCAATACCTTCAATTTTGGTGAAATATAGGTTTCACAAAAAGGTTTCCCGGGATTTTCATAGTAGTAGTTATGGAATTGGGTAGCTGAAGGTTTAAAACTATCAAATCGTAGTACTTTAGTAATCAGTTTATTATCGAAATCCTTTTGCAAGCCTTCCAAAATTAAAAGGGATTTTTTCCTGTTTTCTTCGTCGAAGGCATAAATCGCGGAGCGATACTTATCCCGCATGGAATGCTCCGAAGTACTCTTATGTGTATGAAGATGGATTTCAATAATGTCCCCAAGGTCAATATGTTCCTTATGATAATGTACTATGACGGCTTCAGAAAAAGAATCCCCATTTCCCTTAGGGGCAATAAAACCTTGTTCTACCCTGGTTACTCCTTTTAAGGATTGAAAAATTGCTTCCGTACACCAATGGCAGCTTCCTCCTAAACCAATTTTTTCCATGTGGTTTTAGTCGTAAAAAGACGGTTCAAATAACTGGTTGATCTGTGCCCATTGCAATAAGAGTATGGTTTTGGCATCTTTGATTTCCCCTGTTTTCATGAGTTGTAAAGCTTCTGTAAAGGCCAGTTCCAATACCTCAATATTTTCGGTTTCCTCTTCTGAGCCACCTCCTTCACCAACCTTCATGCTGACATCGTATTCACCGATAAAAAAATACAGGATTTCGGTTACCGAACCGGGTGACATATAGGATTCAAAAACCTTTTCAACTTTGTCGATCTTGTAACCCGTCTCTTCCTCCACTTCCATTTTTATGGTTTCTTCGGCATTGCCCTTTTCCAGAATGCCCGCACAGGCTTCGATCATCATACCATCCTCATTACCATTAAGATAGGTTGGCATACGAAACTGTCTTGTAAGGACCACAGTACCCTTTTCCTTGTTGTAAAGTAGAATGACTGCCCCATTTCCGCGGTCATATGCCTCACGAACCTGGGTCTCCCAAACACCATCCTCACGTAAATACTCAAAGGTAACCTTCGTCAAAGAGTACCAATTATCTGAAAGTAATTCTTTTTGGATATTACGAACTGATTTGTTCTGCATCTGGTATTTCATTAATGGTATAAAAGATTTTCAATCCCAAGGATCTGGCAATCTCAACATCCTTATCAGCTCCCATTGAATTCCCTGGAATACGTAAAACAGCATCACATTTGGTTAACAGCCGATGAGCGGTGGGATATTGAATTTCCCTAAAAATCCCATCCCCTACTTCTTTCGAGCCCGCTAAACGTATCAGGGGATTTGCTACCCACTCCCCTATCATTGGAATATGGCCTTTTTTAAAAATCGGTAACGCCATGGCTTCAAGTTGTTCCATATTCTTTTTTATCAATACTGGATCATTTCCCGTCCCACTTCGATAAGGACCTGCAATCAATATTAACATCATAAACCTTATTTTTTTGCAAAGCAACCCTTTTCAATTCTTTTTAAAAATAAGATAGTTTAAGAATCGGTCATTTGTTTTTAACCTGACTCAAAAACTCTGGCGTAACCCCTAGATAGGAAGCCATTTGCTTTTGGGATACCGATGCTACTATTTTTGGGTATTTGTCCACAAAGGAACGATATCTTGTGGCCACATCCATTGAAAGTTGTCTTAGCAACCTTGACTGCTCGCGTATATAAGCACGTTGAAATAAAATCCTAAAAAACCGTTCAAGCTTTGGTAGTTCCTGGAGAAGCGATTCGAAAATTTCATATCGCAACCCGATAAGCTTTGAATTTTCAATGGTTTCCAAAGAAACCTGGGCAACATCTTGATTGGCAAAACCATTCATATCAGTTATCCACCAATCTTTGACGGCAAACATCACTGTGGATTCTTTTCCTTTTGCATTCAGGTGGTAAGCCCTTAGGGCTCCACTGACCACATAAAAAATGGTACTTACTTTACTCCCTTGGGACAATACCACATCATTTCTTGGAACATCCATAAATTCCAGGTTTGCCGAAATGATTCGTTTTTCCATATCTGAAATAGGGATATGTTTTTCAAAATTCCTAAAGAAAGGAATTAAATAGTCATGGTTTGCATAATAACTCATCTGCAGATTGGATTATATCATTGTGGCCTCCTTTGCATATGGTCTCCAAGGAGTTCCTCTCCTCCGTTTTTAAGTCCCTCATTTTTCAAAATCCATTTTTTACATTGGTAATTTTAAAGGTAGCCATTTCGACCATTTTTTATGGTATTGCAGAACGTATTCCCATCCCCCCAATTAGTATATTTATGGTCAAACTTCCTTAATTACATCTAATGACGCAAAAAATTGGTTTTTTACTATTGCTTTTAGGCTTCTTTGTAAGCTGCAATCCAAAGCCTGAATCGGAAAAGTTACCTCGTATCGCCATTGCGGGAATTGGCATTGAATCCAGCACTTTTTCCCCAGCCAGAACACATGAGGAAGCTTTTCATGCTAGGATTGGGGATTCCATCTTTGACCGTTATCCTTTTTTTGATAAAGACACCGATATTAGAAAACGAGCGGAATGGATTCCTACCTTTCTTGGCAAATCCCTTCCTGGTGGAATGGTGACCAGGGAAGCCTACGAGTCCATGGTATCAAAGACCTTGACGATGCTCAAAGAAAATGGTCCCTATGATGGACTGTGGTTTGATATTCATGGGGCAATGAGCGTAGAAGGCCTGGAAGATGCCGAGGGCGATTTGATAGCGCGCATCCGAGAGGTCATCGGTACTGAGGTATTGATTTCCACCTCAATGGATTTGCACGGTAATGTTTCCCAAAAATTGGCCAAACATAGTGACCTGATCACTTGCTATAGGATGGCTCCCCATGAAGATGCCCTGGAATCCAAGGCACGTTCCATTACCAACTTGTTGGACCGATTGCAAAATGGAATGGGAAAGCCCAGATACAAAGCCTGGATACCTGTACCCATCCTTTTACCAGGTGAAAAGACCAGTACCCGAATAGAGCCGGGCAAAGGGCTCTATGCACAAATACCATCCGTGGAATCCAAAGAAGGCATTATCGATGCTGCCATATGGGTTGGCTATGCTTGGGCGGATGAATCCCGAAACCATGCCGTGGTCATGGTCACTGGGGATGATAAGGAAGAAGTTACCCAGGGAGCGGAACAACTTGCCCAAAGTTTTTGGGATGTTCGGCACGAGTTTGCATTCGTGGCTCCAACCACAAGCTTTGAAGAAAGTATGGAACTAGCTTTAAAAAGTGATCAACCACCGTACATCATTAGTGATATGGGTGACAATCCAACCGCGGGAGGTGCGGGGGATGTTACTTGGACATTGCGGGAAATCCTATCAAAAAAGGAATT
The sequence above is a segment of the Muricauda sp. SCSIO 64092 genome. Coding sequences within it:
- a CDS encoding Crp/Fnr family transcriptional regulator codes for the protein MSYYANHDYLIPFFRNFEKHIPISDMEKRIISANLEFMDVPRNDVVLSQGSKVSTIFYVVSGALRAYHLNAKGKESTVMFAVKDWWITDMNGFANQDVAQVSLETIENSKLIGLRYEIFESLLQELPKLERFFRILFQRAYIREQSRLLRQLSMDVATRYRSFVDKYPKIVASVSQKQMASYLGVTPEFLSQVKNK
- a CDS encoding LysR substrate-binding domain-containing protein — encoded protein: MTITQLQYVLAVAEYQNFTLAAEKSFVTQPTLSMQVQKLEDELDILIFDRSKKPIAITEIGKKIVAQAKNIVAEAERMKDVVDQDKGFVGGDFTLGIIPTVMPTLLPMFLSTFIKKFPKVNLIIKEQATNTLIRNLEDNHLDAAIAATPLGMDFLIERPLYYEPFVGYVPHTHRLAKLKEISTSDLDISDILLLQDGHCFRDGVINLCGSSKSPHNEHFQIQSGSFETLVNLSNEGLGMTLLPFLNTMELDEKKSTNLKHFKKPSPAREISIIYHKSELKLQITEALKDTIAGIVRGAIAFQDVEIISPLNKN
- a CDS encoding DUF4406 domain-containing protein — encoded protein: MMLILIAGPYRSGTGNDPVLIKKNMEQLEAMALPIFKKGHIPMIGEWVANPLIRLAGSKEVGDGIFREIQYPTAHRLLTKCDAVLRIPGNSMGADKDVEIARSLGLKIFYTINEIPDAEQISS
- a CDS encoding NUDIX domain-containing protein, yielding MKYQMQNKSVRNIQKELLSDNWYSLTKVTFEYLREDGVWETQVREAYDRGNGAVILLYNKEKGTVVLTRQFRMPTYLNGNEDGMMIEACAGILEKGNAEETIKMEVEEETGYKIDKVEKVFESYMSPGSVTEILYFFIGEYDVSMKVGEGGGSEEETENIEVLELAFTEALQLMKTGEIKDAKTILLLQWAQINQLFEPSFYD
- a CDS encoding peptide-methionine (S)-S-oxide reductase yields the protein MEKIGLGGSCHWCTEAIFQSLKGVTRVEQGFIAPKGNGDSFSEAVIVHYHKEHIDLGDIIEIHLHTHKSTSEHSMRDKYRSAIYAFDEENRKKSLLILEGLQKDFDNKLITKVLRFDSFKPSATQFHNYYYENPGKPFCETYISPKLKVLLEKFSSLVNPKMANTFHEPF
- a CDS encoding D-alanyl-D-alanine carboxypeptidase, with translation MFSILLLTTLIGCAGLQFKAIKKQVLNDFTSEKLSHQHTGFLLVDIGTNDTLFNINGAKYFIPASTAKLFTYYASLKLLGDSLPSLKYIQENQNVTILGTGDPTWLHPHFKNELPIAFLKRFDSIYLYLDNYEGEKYGPGWAWEDYPYYFSPEISTIPLYGNVVTVTPNNPLTVIPDHFATAFQNKVEGPPRDWNENQFYLSKQNKDTLQIPYITSKKLTVKLLSEETGKPIGLLDSIAPKKWKILPGIPRDSVLKQLLWESDNFLAEQLMLLCSSKISDTLSFERARDSVIGKYLVDLDPMPRWVDGSGLSRYNLFTPTTMVNVLKKLYRESDSLQLFTSIPQWDSNGTISLGSGTAKSSFIYAKSGSMGNIYNLCGYLRTKSGKILLFSFMNNHFRRPSSDVRQNMYAILKRVHETY
- a CDS encoding M81 family metallopeptidase — its product is MTQKIGFLLLLLGFFVSCNPKPESEKLPRIAIAGIGIESSTFSPARTHEEAFHARIGDSIFDRYPFFDKDTDIRKRAEWIPTFLGKSLPGGMVTREAYESMVSKTLTMLKENGPYDGLWFDIHGAMSVEGLEDAEGDLIARIREVIGTEVLISTSMDLHGNVSQKLAKHSDLITCYRMAPHEDALESKARSITNLLDRLQNGMGKPRYKAWIPVPILLPGEKTSTRIEPGKGLYAQIPSVESKEGIIDAAIWVGYAWADESRNHAVVMVTGDDKEEVTQGAEQLAQSFWDVRHEFAFVAPTTSFEESMELALKSDQPPYIISDMGDNPTAGGAGDVTWTLREILSKKEFKDGAGPSLIYASIPGPELIEQALKVGVGGMVNAKVGAAVDSRFAPPLALEGSITAIKEGDRDAETEVVVKTGSVHVIVTKKRKPYHHESDFIELGLDPRTTDILVVKIGYLVPELYDMRGDWTMALTPGGVDQDLERLGHKNIKRPMFPLDLNMEDPDLHARLIPASNE